From the Camarhynchus parvulus unplaced genomic scaffold, STF_HiC, whole genome shotgun sequence genome, one window contains:
- the LOC115915836 gene encoding basic salivary proline-rich protein 2-like encodes MGPTLQRHPFSGLVDSAARTLTLHLPGPAGGGERGAGGAPGAARRDNAPGIPTSAARAGPHLHCAAGFRRRPLTRARARLLGPCFKTGRRRRGAAGPGPPPPRGPTPRCEGAAPLPPGERGEGATPPPRRRRRGGARRRSLPGPGIRRDLLPGALTPAAARGAATTRPPEAPQPTRSRSRRTRREEMRRPGPAAGPGGGPRAGPPPRPAPAGGFARGEGEAEARIRRTRAGRPQAGRVESSGGTARAPPVYLLTRVATSDLRSQAQSPKARPRHAAPRAPAGARAGTAASRVPPAPAGRGDGGQPPSRRREPKRQGPRAETAPRGRTPAGRRRATASAGRARGATARPRRPETATEEEEEEEEEEQGGPREEGVGTPRPRRSRPRARGSTARYPRGNPPADSRPRGGEAGGEARASPPSLASLSLSLARSPFPRPSAALSAPSLALPPAAAAASAAGPPARTSSGPSGSFRERGATERSPSLHLGGRRPFARRRRRRRRPPGRRQGIEGGRGKRFPRPTPPTAFPPRHRRAAAAAAAHRGQRACEATPAAPPGWPPDGD; translated from the exons ATGGGCCCGACGCTCCAGCGCCATCCATTTTCAGGGCTAGTTGATTCGGCAG CACGGACGCTCACGCTCCAcctccccggccccgcggggggCGGCGAGCGAGGGGCCGGTGGTGCGCCCGGGGCTGCCAGGCGCGACAACGCGCCCGGGATCCCCACCTCAGCCGCGCGCGCCGGCCCTCACCTTCATTGCGCCGCGGGCTTTCGACGACGGCCCCTGACTCGCGCACGTGCTAGACTCCTTGGTCCGTGTTTCAAGACGGGTCGG CGgcgccggggggcggcgggccccggccccccccccccccgcggcCCAACGCCGCGCTGCGAGGGCGCCGCGCCCCTGCCCCCCGGCGAACGGGGAGAGGGAGCGACGCCCCCGCCACGGCGCCGCCGGCGGgggggggcgcggcggcggTCCCTCCCCGGCCCCGGGATTCGGCGAGACCTGCTGCCCGGGGCTCTAACACCCGCCGCCGCTCGCGGCGCGGCCACCACCCGCCCGCCGGAGGCCCCCCAGCCGACCCGGAGCCGGTCGCGGCGCACCCGCCGAGAGGAAATGCGCCGGCCAGGGCCggccgccgggccgggcggcggtCCCCGCGCCGGCCCGcccccccggcccgcccccgcGGGCGGGTTCGCCCGGGGGGAGGGGGAGGCGGAGGCGAGGATCCGCCGAACCCGCGCCGGCCGACCGCAAGCTGGCCGGGTTGAATCCTCCGGCGGGACTGCGCGGGCCCCACCCGTTTACCTCTTAACG CGGGTCGCCACGTCTGATCTGAGGTCGCAAGCCCAAAGCCCCAAAGCTCGGCCGCGCCATGCCGCGCCGCGGGCGCCCGCGGGCGCCCGCGCCGGGACGGCCGCCTCTCGCGTCCCCCCCGCCCCAGCGGGGAGGGGAGACGGCGGACAGCCCCCATCCCGGAGACGAGAACCGAAAAGGCAAGGCCCGCGGGCAGAGACGGCCCCGCGCGGGAGGACGCcggccgggcggcggcgcgcgACGGCCTCGGCGGGGAGAGCGAGAGGAGCGACGGCGCGCCCTCGGCGCCCCGAGACCGCGAcggaagaggaggaggaggaggaggaggaggagcagggcgGGCCAAGGGAGGAGGGGGTCGGAACCCCCCGTCCCCGGCGCTCTCGGCCTCGCGCGCGCGGCAGCACGGCACGGTACCCTCGCGGTAACCCACCCGCAGACAGCCGCCCGCGCGGGGGGGAGGCCGGGGGCGAGGCCCGCGCCTCGCCTCCCTCTCTcgcctctctctctctctctctcgctCGCTCTCCCTTCCCTCGGCCCTCGGCGGCGCTTTCGGCGCCGTCTCTCGCTCTccccccggccgccgccgccgcatCCGCGGCGGGGCCCCCGGCGAGGACGAGCTCCGGCCCCAGCGGCTCGTTCCGGGAGCGGGGAGCTACGGAGCGCTCCCCGAGTCTGCATTTAGGGGGACGAAGGCCCTTCGCGCGGCGGCGGCGACGACGACGACGCCCGCCGGGCCGCAGGCAAGGGATCGAGGGCGGCCGAGGGAAACGCTTCCCTCGCCCAACCCCCCCGACCGCCTTCCCTCCGAGGCACCGgcgggccgccgccgccgccgccgcccacCGCGGGCAACGGGCCTGCGAGGCGACCCCAGCCGCGCCGCCGGGGTGGCCCCCGGACGGCGATTGA